From one Streptomyces sp. N50 genomic stretch:
- the cysK gene encoding cysteine synthase A: MPQPIADSIADLVGSTPLIRLRVDEAADGVRVLAKLESVNPLSSIKDRAALFMLRAAEERGELLPGGTVVEATSGNTGIALAALAAARGHRCVIVLPDSATAERVALLGALGAEVVRTPREAGYQGAIARAEEIHAATPGSWFTRQHENEDNVRAHYETTGPEIWADTGGQVDVLVCGVGTGGTLTGIARYLKERNPAVHVVAVEPENSPVLSRGSAGQHRIPGLNGGFVAVTTDVSLIDEIVTVSDADALHTARELARGQGVLVGVSSGAAVHACARLVAKPVYAGRTVVTVLPDTGERYLSLWQDGTDPGGPTTSTPNSPYRKEH; the protein is encoded by the coding sequence GTGCCCCAGCCCATCGCCGACAGCATCGCCGACCTGGTCGGCTCAACTCCACTGATTCGCCTGCGTGTTGACGAAGCCGCCGACGGTGTAAGGGTGTTGGCCAAACTGGAGTCCGTGAACCCGCTGTCCAGCATCAAGGACCGGGCCGCCCTGTTCATGCTGCGGGCCGCCGAGGAACGCGGTGAACTGCTGCCCGGCGGAACGGTCGTAGAGGCCACCTCGGGCAACACGGGCATCGCGCTGGCCGCCCTCGCCGCCGCGCGCGGCCACCGCTGTGTGATCGTGCTGCCCGACAGCGCCACCGCCGAACGCGTCGCCCTGCTGGGGGCGTTGGGCGCCGAGGTCGTCCGCACCCCGCGCGAGGCGGGCTACCAGGGAGCGATCGCCCGGGCCGAGGAGATCCACGCGGCCACGCCCGGCTCCTGGTTCACCCGCCAGCACGAGAACGAGGACAACGTCCGCGCGCACTACGAGACGACGGGCCCCGAGATCTGGGCGGACACCGGCGGCCAGGTCGACGTCCTGGTGTGCGGGGTCGGCACCGGCGGCACCCTGACCGGCATCGCCCGCTACCTCAAGGAGCGGAACCCGGCGGTGCACGTCGTCGCGGTGGAGCCGGAGAACTCCCCGGTGCTGTCGCGCGGTTCGGCCGGCCAGCACCGTATCCCCGGCCTGAACGGCGGCTTCGTCGCCGTCACCACCGATGTCTCCCTCATCGACGAGATCGTCACCGTGTCCGACGCGGACGCCCTGCACACGGCCCGTGAACTCGCGCGCGGCCAGGGCGTGTTGGTCGGCGTCTCGTCCGGCGCGGCCGTGCACGCCTGCGCCCGGCTCGTCGCCAAGCCCGTGTACGCGGGCCGGACCGTCGTCACCGTGCTGCCCGACACCGGCGAGCGCTACCTGAGCCTGTGGCAGGACGGCACGGACCCCGGCGGCCCAACCACCTCCACCCCCAACTCCCCCTACCGCAAGGAGCATTGA
- a CDS encoding ATP-grasp domain-containing protein, whose protein sequence is MTENNRILMVQPYRQLVEKAVAAGFEVVSIWDPTLQTEEYLREVARHSRELLSADFTDEPALRTLIRESALAHNVAHVLHLGKESTMLPAALEADALGLALNPPEAVRRLNDKAAMRELLAAHALSPMRSATTDTPTEVPSLLRDFGYPAIVKPTRLQGSAGVRLVRTPDELRAWQQELQAFAYDGPVVVEEFLDGPEFSVETLSAAGVHQVIGITAKQVTDGDLFVETGQLFPAPLPAETAVEMGELVTALLDAAGHRFGPAHTEIILTADGPRVVESQARLGGDRIPHLIRVATGFDIEAAIFEALAGRPFAPGTAARSAAISFFQLEPGRIEKLEGEDSIRELAYVHDVRFPYGPGDELPVTVHSGSRHGFVVVEGADARETEERARTAKELLRVTYTSALLNAVQPQATHPMVPERTLLLLGHLTEPLRIAKSLGLNVILIQHKDKFDPEQAKLADVTFVADFTDWSVVEPLARAAHQVWDFAAALSLTEPGLEIAGRINDLFGLGGTGYETARLLRDKLAMRRHLAHVAPEFAIGAGPLTDRESLAAFGPAHGYPFVVKPTDLTAGFGIFKVSGPEDVDEVWRHIETLRADGVDRGTTLYQVGGYLMEEYIPGPEFSVETFSFGGRHVVVAITEKLVDETHFAELGHAMPARLRAEDERRIEAAVAAFLDAVGLKDGPGHTELRLSPRGPLVIEGHNRNGGGRIQTLVEAAYGIDLVRYALAWPFGLVEPLPARPEARAAGCVRGLIGRPGTVAEITGAEELRAHPDVLAVDIAARKGSVLRAARDNWDRLGLIAVTAPDTDKAVLLCEELAATGLTVRMETEGEARA, encoded by the coding sequence GTGACCGAGAACAACCGGATCCTCATGGTCCAGCCGTACCGCCAGCTGGTGGAGAAGGCCGTGGCCGCCGGCTTCGAGGTCGTCTCGATCTGGGACCCGACGCTCCAGACGGAGGAGTATCTCCGTGAAGTGGCGCGCCACTCACGCGAGTTGCTGTCCGCCGACTTCACCGACGAGCCCGCCCTGCGCACCCTGATCCGCGAGAGCGCCCTCGCCCACAACGTCGCCCACGTCCTGCACCTCGGCAAGGAGTCCACGATGCTCCCGGCCGCCCTGGAGGCCGACGCGCTGGGACTGGCCCTCAACCCGCCCGAGGCGGTCCGCCGCCTCAACGACAAGGCGGCGATGCGCGAACTCCTCGCCGCACACGCCCTCTCCCCGATGCGCAGCGCCACGACCGACACTCCCACCGAAGTCCCTTCCCTCCTCCGGGACTTCGGCTACCCGGCGATCGTCAAGCCGACCCGCCTCCAGGGCAGCGCGGGCGTCCGCCTGGTCCGCACCCCCGACGAACTCCGAGCATGGCAGCAGGAGTTGCAGGCCTTCGCCTACGACGGTCCCGTGGTCGTGGAGGAGTTCCTCGACGGCCCCGAGTTCAGCGTCGAGACGCTCAGCGCGGCCGGGGTCCACCAGGTCATCGGCATCACCGCCAAGCAGGTCACCGACGGCGACCTGTTCGTGGAGACCGGCCAGCTCTTCCCGGCCCCGCTGCCCGCCGAAACGGCCGTGGAGATGGGCGAGTTGGTGACGGCACTGCTCGACGCCGCCGGTCACCGCTTCGGCCCCGCCCACACCGAGATCATCCTGACCGCCGACGGCCCGCGCGTCGTCGAGTCGCAGGCCAGGCTCGGCGGTGACCGCATCCCGCACCTGATCCGCGTAGCCACCGGCTTCGACATCGAGGCCGCGATCTTCGAGGCGCTCGCGGGCCGCCCCTTCGCACCCGGCACCGCCGCCCGCTCGGCCGCGATCTCCTTCTTCCAGCTGGAACCGGGCCGCATCGAGAAGCTCGAAGGCGAGGACTCCATACGGGAGTTGGCGTACGTCCACGACGTGCGCTTCCCCTACGGTCCCGGCGACGAACTCCCCGTCACCGTGCACTCCGGAAGCCGCCACGGGTTCGTCGTGGTCGAGGGAGCCGACGCACGGGAGACCGAGGAACGGGCGCGCACGGCAAAGGAGTTGCTGCGGGTGACGTACACCTCGGCGCTCCTGAACGCCGTACAGCCGCAGGCTACGCACCCGATGGTGCCCGAGCGCACGCTGCTCCTCCTCGGGCATCTCACCGAGCCGCTCCGCATCGCCAAGTCCCTCGGCCTGAACGTGATCCTGATCCAGCACAAGGACAAGTTCGACCCGGAACAGGCGAAGCTCGCCGACGTCACCTTCGTCGCCGACTTCACGGACTGGTCGGTGGTGGAGCCGCTGGCCAGGGCCGCCCACCAGGTGTGGGACTTCGCCGCCGCGCTCTCCCTGACCGAGCCGGGCCTTGAGATCGCGGGCCGGATCAACGACCTGTTCGGGCTGGGCGGAACGGGCTACGAGACGGCCCGCCTGCTCCGGGACAAGCTCGCGATGCGCCGCCATCTCGCGCACGTGGCACCGGAGTTCGCGATCGGCGCGGGTCCGCTGACCGACCGCGAGAGCCTCGCCGCGTTCGGTCCCGCGCACGGCTACCCGTTCGTGGTGAAGCCCACCGACCTGACCGCCGGGTTCGGCATCTTCAAGGTGTCGGGTCCCGAGGACGTCGACGAGGTGTGGCGGCACATCGAGACGCTGCGCGCCGACGGCGTCGACCGGGGCACCACGCTCTACCAGGTCGGCGGCTACCTCATGGAGGAGTACATCCCGGGCCCCGAGTTCAGCGTCGAGACCTTCAGCTTCGGCGGCCGACACGTCGTCGTCGCGATCACCGAGAAGCTCGTCGACGAGACCCACTTCGCGGAACTGGGCCACGCGATGCCGGCCAGGCTGCGGGCCGAGGACGAACGGCGCATCGAGGCGGCCGTGGCCGCGTTCCTCGACGCGGTCGGCCTCAAGGACGGCCCCGGACATACCGAGTTGAGGCTCTCCCCACGCGGACCGCTCGTCATCGAGGGCCACAACCGCAACGGCGGCGGCCGCATCCAGACCCTCGTCGAGGCGGCCTACGGCATCGACCTCGTGCGGTACGCCCTCGCCTGGCCCTTCGGCCTGGTCGAACCGCTGCCCGCCCGCCCCGAGGCACGCGCCGCGGGCTGCGTGCGCGGTCTGATCGGCCGCCCCGGCACGGTCGCCGAGATCACCGGCGCCGAGGAACTCAGGGCCCACCCGGACGTCCTCGCCGTCGACATCGCGGCCCGTAAGGGTTCCGTCCTGCGCGCGGCCCGCGACAACTGGGACCGCCTCGGTCTGATCGCCGTCACCGCCCCGGACACCGACAAGGCGGTCCTGCTGTGCGAGGAACTGGCGGCGACCGGCCTGACGGTACGCATGGAGACGGAAGGGGAGGCGCGGGCATGA
- a CDS encoding MFS transporter encodes MNLKELHPNLRLRIAVAFVQRFFDIMLVPLMVIHFAKLYGAATAGLMTLVVALAAITCNLVGGHLSDTYGRRPVLLGGELGACLAYLGLAFVASPAGGDNGIVMYVLYLLAACSAGTALPANDAMLVDVTTVESRTAIYTINYWSTNMAFMLGSLVGGFFYGGYFFQLLAAAGVCLGAVFTTTFLGIKETAPEEGVENPRGVKSALTGYLFVIRDRVFLRLIVAALLIRSIEVQISSSIAVRLGDHFTTQDLIDLGPWHVRVNGVNMLGIMRAVNTLLVVCCALWVGKLLGKVGERRRLMGGIVVFTAGYMVWAVSGDAWTLIVATFVVTAGELMNAPVKQTLLANSVPDASRTKYMAAYGLQVRLGLLVGSLCVTVSALIPPWGMAVVYAVFGVAAMALYQSLFRAQDARTAAVAHAVPTAT; translated from the coding sequence GTGAACCTCAAGGAGCTGCACCCCAACCTGCGGCTGCGCATAGCCGTCGCCTTCGTCCAGCGGTTCTTCGACATCATGCTCGTCCCGCTGATGGTGATCCACTTCGCGAAGCTCTACGGCGCCGCGACCGCCGGCCTCATGACGCTGGTCGTGGCCCTCGCGGCCATCACCTGCAACCTCGTCGGCGGCCACCTCTCGGACACCTACGGCCGCCGCCCGGTCCTGCTCGGCGGCGAACTCGGCGCCTGCCTCGCGTACTTGGGCCTGGCGTTCGTGGCCTCCCCGGCGGGCGGCGACAACGGCATCGTCATGTACGTCCTGTACCTGCTCGCCGCCTGCTCGGCCGGCACCGCGCTGCCCGCGAACGACGCGATGCTCGTCGACGTCACCACCGTCGAGTCCCGCACCGCCATCTACACGATCAACTACTGGTCCACGAACATGGCGTTCATGCTGGGCTCGCTCGTCGGAGGCTTCTTCTACGGCGGCTACTTCTTCCAACTCCTCGCGGCGGCGGGCGTATGCCTCGGCGCGGTCTTCACCACCACCTTCCTCGGCATCAAGGAGACGGCACCCGAGGAGGGTGTCGAGAACCCGCGAGGGGTCAAGTCCGCGCTCACCGGCTACCTCTTCGTCATCCGCGACCGGGTCTTCCTGCGCCTGATCGTCGCCGCCCTGCTGATCCGCTCCATCGAGGTGCAGATCTCGTCGTCCATCGCGGTACGCCTCGGCGACCACTTCACCACCCAGGACCTCATCGACCTCGGCCCGTGGCACGTCCGCGTGAACGGCGTCAACATGCTCGGCATCATGCGGGCCGTCAACACCCTGCTGGTCGTGTGCTGCGCGCTGTGGGTCGGCAAGCTGCTCGGCAAGGTCGGCGAACGGCGCCGGCTGATGGGCGGGATCGTCGTGTTCACCGCGGGCTACATGGTGTGGGCGGTCAGCGGCGACGCCTGGACCCTGATCGTGGCGACCTTCGTGGTCACGGCGGGCGAGCTGATGAACGCCCCGGTGAAACAGACCCTGTTGGCCAACTCGGTGCCGGACGCCTCCCGCACCAAGTACATGGCCGCGTACGGCCTCCAGGTCCGCCTCGGCCTGCTCGTCGGCTCGCTCTGCGTGACGGTCAGCGCCCTCATCCCCCCCTGGGGCATGGCCGTCGTCTACGCCGTCTTCGGCGTCGCCGCGATGGCCCTGTACCAGTCGCTGTTCCGCGCCCAGGACGCCCGCACGGCCGCGGTCGCCCACGCGGTGCCGACCGCCACCTGA
- a CDS encoding cysteine synthase family protein, which yields MPLSVVDSIADLVGSTPLLRLPLEGTDARVLAKLECANPLSSIKDRAALFMLRAAEERGELRPGDTVVESTSGNTGIALAALAVARGYRCLIVLPDNATQERVLTLRMLGAEVEFTDHTLGFAGCVEHAEKLAADLPDSWYASQHTNPDNVRAHYTTTGPEIWQATEGQVTHLVCTVGTGGTLTGTARYLRERNPELRVVAVEPTGSALLSGGTPGPHRIPGLNGGFISPVTDVELIDEVIAVSDEDAAAATRAIAARTGLLVGISSGAAAHGCAELARRHDLLDATVVTVFPDTGERYLSWWPEDAEADR from the coding sequence ATGCCTCTGTCCGTAGTCGACAGCATCGCCGACCTGGTCGGCTCAACTCCCCTCCTGCGGCTGCCCCTTGAGGGCACGGACGCCCGGGTGCTCGCCAAGCTGGAGTGCGCCAACCCGCTGTCCAGCATCAAGGACCGGGCCGCCCTGTTCATGCTCCGGGCCGCCGAGGAACGCGGCGAACTCCGGCCCGGTGACACGGTGGTGGAGTCGACGTCCGGCAACACCGGTATCGCGCTGGCCGCGTTGGCCGTCGCCCGCGGCTACCGGTGTCTGATCGTGCTGCCCGACAACGCCACCCAGGAACGCGTCCTGACCCTGCGCATGCTCGGCGCCGAGGTCGAATTCACCGACCACACCCTCGGGTTCGCGGGCTGCGTGGAGCACGCCGAGAAGCTCGCGGCCGACCTCCCCGACTCCTGGTACGCGAGCCAGCACACCAACCCCGACAACGTACGGGCCCACTACACGACCACCGGACCGGAGATCTGGCAGGCCACCGAAGGCCAGGTCACCCACCTGGTCTGCACGGTGGGCACCGGCGGCACCCTCACCGGCACCGCCCGCTACCTGCGCGAACGCAACCCGGAGCTGAGGGTCGTGGCCGTAGAGCCCACCGGCTCGGCGCTGCTGTCCGGCGGCACGCCCGGCCCGCACCGCATCCCCGGTCTCAACGGCGGCTTCATCAGCCCGGTCACCGACGTCGAGTTGATCGACGAGGTGATCGCGGTCTCCGACGAGGACGCGGCGGCCGCCACCCGCGCGATCGCGGCCCGCACCGGACTCCTCGTCGGCATCTCCTCGGGCGCCGCCGCCCACGGCTGTGCCGAACTGGCCCGCCGCCACGACCTGTTGGACGCCACCGTGGTCACCGTCTTCCCCGACACCGGTGAGCGGTACCTCAGTTGGTGGCCCGAGGACGCGGAGGCCGACCGGTGA
- the epsC gene encoding serine O-acetyltransferase EpsC — MSGRTIDQASRQQPVQEGLLRTLGEDLRVVVERDPSIRSRREALLHPALPALWTHRVAHRLHRRGHRITARLLAYGARRATGVEIHPGAELGRRVFIDHGAAVVIGETAQVGDDVTIYHQVTLGAVGWWSDVKRPEGERRHPRVGNGVVLGTNATVLGPVTIADHAVIGAQALVNKDVPAYARVLAPTAVIRAKGHQPRLMEDLFAVTASAGSW; from the coding sequence ATGTCCGGCCGCACGATCGACCAGGCCTCCCGTCAACAGCCAGTACAGGAAGGCCTGTTGCGCACGCTCGGCGAAGACCTCCGCGTCGTGGTCGAGCGCGACCCCTCCATCCGCAGCCGTCGCGAGGCCCTGCTGCACCCGGCGCTGCCCGCCCTGTGGACCCATCGGGTCGCCCACCGCCTGCACCGCCGCGGCCACCGGATCACGGCCCGGCTGCTGGCCTACGGCGCCCGGCGCGCGACCGGTGTGGAGATCCACCCCGGCGCCGAGCTGGGCCGGCGGGTGTTCATCGACCATGGCGCCGCCGTGGTGATCGGGGAGACCGCGCAGGTCGGCGACGACGTGACGATCTACCACCAGGTGACGCTCGGCGCGGTCGGCTGGTGGAGCGACGTGAAGCGGCCGGAGGGCGAGCGCCGGCACCCCCGCGTCGGCAACGGCGTCGTGCTCGGCACCAACGCCACCGTCCTCGGCCCGGTCACCATCGCCGACCACGCCGTCATCGGCGCCCAGGCACTGGTCAACAAGGACGTGCCCGCGTACGCCAGGGTCCTCGCGCCGACCGCCGTCATCCGGGCCAAGGGGCATCAACCCCGCCTGATGGAGGACCTGTTCGCGGTGACCGCGTCGGCGGGGTCCTGGTGA
- a CDS encoding NADPH-dependent FMN reductase — MTKIVLISGSVRRDSLNASVLATVRRLLAGRPDGDTYEIESLSVGLLPHFDWDVEQADDSPAVRAAKQLVGDADALFISTPAYNGEMPGVLKNALDWLSRPNGDSALTGTTVALTSASPGARGAVDAQAALARVLAKCGARVVDHPPVAVGRAGQLLTPEGDFTDPETVAALGTLIDATLAAVREPAEASA; from the coding sequence GTGACCAAGATCGTGCTCATCTCCGGGAGCGTCCGAAGGGACTCGCTCAACGCGTCCGTCCTCGCCACCGTGCGCCGCCTGCTGGCCGGGCGGCCGGACGGGGACACGTACGAGATCGAGTCGCTGTCCGTGGGCCTGCTCCCGCACTTCGACTGGGACGTCGAGCAGGCGGACGACTCGCCCGCCGTGCGCGCCGCCAAGCAACTCGTGGGTGACGCCGACGCGTTGTTCATCAGCACGCCCGCCTACAACGGTGAGATGCCGGGCGTCCTCAAGAACGCCCTCGACTGGCTCTCCCGCCCCAACGGCGACAGCGCCCTGACCGGCACCACCGTCGCGCTCACCAGCGCCTCGCCGGGTGCGCGCGGTGCGGTGGACGCGCAGGCGGCGCTCGCTCGGGTGCTGGCGAAGTGCGGCGCGCGGGTGGTGGACCACCCGCCGGTCGCTGTTGGCCGAGCGGGCCAACTTCTCACCCCCGAGGGTGACTTCACCGACCCCGAGACGGTTGCGGCCCTCGGCACCCTGATCGACGCGACCCTGGCGGCCGTACGGGAACCGGCGGAGGCGAGCGCATGA
- a CDS encoding amino acid adenylation domain-containing protein gives MKTASAPTSGIPLTGSHLPDLLAHQAALRPDATAVDNRDTRLSYGELHRRSRDLGDRLARLGIGPDSCVGLFTEPSLDLMVGAWGILAAGAAYLPLSPDYPEDRLRYMLEDSGTSVVVTQPHLRDRVTALAPRGTTVLTPQDPPTEGDLAPVAAPSSAAPDQLAYVIYTSGSTGRPKGVMIENRAVVSQLRWLADCGHLGPQVSVLQKTPMSFDAAQWEILAPATGARVVMGAPGIHRDPEAVLAAVRAGGVTTLQCVPTLLQALLDTEEFGSCTSLERVFSGGEALTHRLARDLLAELPGVSLINLYGPTETTINATAHQVDPDDLGGGASATVPIGVPVDGLSAYVLDENRAPVDIGESGELHLGGVQLARGYLGRPEQTAERFVDSPFAAGERLYRTGDVCLWNPDGTLQFVGRTDNQVKLRGYRVELEEVAARIEEHTWVRRAATLVTDDARTGHQALVACVELNPRTAAVMDQGAHGAHHQSKASKLQVRAQLSNPGLREPAELSGRPVIALPGREATPEQRRAAFARKTYRFYEGGPVTRTDLLDLLAPRRAPRHPRPLADLSMDQLGAVLRWLGPFRSEERLLPKYSYASPGALYATQLHIESGGAAGLAPGVYYHHPADHTLVRVGDPSGHCPDGGLVLHFLGKRRAIEPVYKTNIQEVLEFETGHMLGVLEEGLPEHGLTVRPLGHFPAVKDALDVADEDYYLGTFTITPDDGEPRRDSTELFVQAHPGRLEGLPGGQYRYREGRLEPLGEQLIEPRHVIAINQGVYDRASFGISAVARTAEPWLEYVELGTRLHHLQRTPGFGFMSSGYSSKTGHPLPAARRLDDILGAAGIASGASYFFLGGRVSAEQVASEGMREDAVHTKGPAEMIRDELARSLPDFMLPSRVLVLDALPLTANGKTDTKALAVSPEVTAARTTGPYVAPETPTEVRLAVTWGTALKYPDPAEVSTEDNFFASGGNSLIAVALVNRINREYGTKLPLQALFEAPTLRELAARIDEAPTTPVSRLIPLAREGGFAPVFCWPGLGGYPMNLRLLGGQVALDRPFFGVQAHGINAGETPYATIREMASADLRELRRVQPSGPYTLWGYSFGARVAFEAAWQLERAGEKVERLLLICPGNPEVRRADGATWGRDASYTNPAYVTILFSVFAGTIHGPALDACLAATRDEDSFVSYVGEFLPALDEETIRRITRIVATTYEFDYTFRELAERRVEAPITVFKARGDDYSFLEGASGYSAKPPVVVDLEGDHYEVLKERGVGELVAAVRAAMGS, from the coding sequence ATGAAGACCGCGAGTGCACCTACGTCCGGCATACCGCTCACGGGCAGCCACCTGCCCGACCTGCTCGCCCACCAGGCCGCCCTGCGCCCCGACGCGACGGCCGTCGACAACCGCGACACCCGGCTCTCCTACGGCGAACTCCACCGCCGTAGCCGCGACTTGGGCGACCGGCTCGCCCGTCTCGGGATCGGCCCCGACAGCTGTGTGGGCCTGTTCACCGAGCCGTCCCTCGACCTGATGGTCGGCGCGTGGGGGATCCTCGCCGCCGGCGCCGCCTATCTGCCGCTGTCCCCGGACTACCCGGAGGACCGGCTGCGCTACATGCTGGAGGACTCCGGGACCTCGGTCGTCGTCACCCAGCCGCATCTGCGCGACCGGGTCACCGCCCTGGCGCCGCGCGGTACGACGGTCCTCACCCCGCAGGACCCGCCCACCGAGGGCGACCTGGCCCCGGTCGCGGCCCCGTCTTCGGCAGCCCCTGACCAACTCGCCTACGTGATCTACACCTCAGGTAGTACGGGTCGCCCCAAGGGCGTGATGATCGAGAACCGTGCCGTCGTCAGCCAGCTGCGCTGGCTCGCGGACTGCGGTCATCTCGGCCCGCAGGTCTCGGTGCTGCAGAAGACGCCGATGAGCTTCGACGCGGCCCAGTGGGAGATCCTCGCCCCGGCCACCGGCGCCCGGGTGGTGATGGGCGCCCCCGGCATCCACCGCGACCCCGAGGCCGTCCTCGCGGCGGTACGGGCGGGCGGGGTCACCACCCTCCAGTGCGTGCCGACGCTGCTCCAAGCCCTGCTGGACACCGAGGAGTTCGGCTCCTGCACCTCGCTGGAGCGGGTCTTCTCCGGCGGCGAGGCCCTCACCCACCGGCTCGCCCGCGACCTCCTCGCCGAGCTGCCCGGCGTCTCCCTGATCAACCTGTACGGCCCGACCGAGACCACCATCAACGCCACCGCCCACCAGGTGGACCCCGACGACCTGGGCGGCGGCGCGAGCGCGACCGTCCCGATCGGCGTCCCGGTCGACGGCCTGAGCGCGTACGTCCTCGACGAGAACCGCGCGCCCGTCGACATCGGCGAGAGCGGCGAACTCCATCTGGGCGGCGTCCAGTTGGCGCGCGGCTATCTCGGCCGGCCCGAGCAGACCGCGGAACGGTTCGTGGACTCGCCGTTCGCGGCGGGCGAGCGCCTGTACCGCACCGGCGACGTGTGCCTGTGGAACCCGGACGGCACGCTCCAGTTCGTCGGCCGTACCGACAACCAGGTCAAACTCCGCGGCTACCGCGTCGAGTTGGAGGAGGTCGCGGCCCGCATCGAGGAGCACACCTGGGTGCGCCGCGCGGCCACGCTCGTCACCGACGACGCCCGCACCGGCCACCAGGCCCTCGTCGCCTGCGTCGAGCTGAACCCCCGCACCGCCGCCGTCATGGACCAGGGCGCGCACGGCGCCCACCACCAGTCCAAGGCCTCGAAGCTCCAGGTCAGGGCCCAGCTCTCCAACCCCGGCCTGCGCGAACCCGCCGAGCTGTCGGGCCGCCCGGTCATCGCCCTCCCGGGCCGCGAGGCGACCCCGGAACAGCGCCGCGCGGCCTTCGCCCGCAAGACCTACCGCTTCTACGAGGGCGGCCCGGTCACCCGCACCGACCTCCTCGACCTGCTCGCCCCGCGCCGGGCACCCCGGCACCCGCGCCCGCTCGCGGATCTCTCGATGGACCAACTCGGCGCCGTTCTGCGCTGGTTGGGCCCCTTCCGCAGCGAGGAGCGCCTCCTCCCCAAGTACTCCTACGCCTCCCCCGGCGCCCTGTACGCCACCCAGCTGCACATCGAGTCCGGCGGGGCGGCGGGCCTCGCGCCCGGCGTGTACTACCACCACCCCGCCGACCACACCCTGGTCCGCGTGGGCGACCCGAGCGGCCACTGCCCGGACGGCGGGCTCGTCCTGCACTTCCTCGGCAAGCGGCGCGCGATCGAACCCGTCTACAAGACCAACATCCAGGAGGTCCTGGAATTCGAGACCGGCCACATGCTCGGGGTCCTGGAGGAGGGGCTCCCCGAACATGGCCTCACCGTAAGGCCGTTGGGCCACTTCCCCGCCGTCAAGGACGCCCTCGACGTCGCCGACGAGGACTACTACCTCGGCACGTTCACGATCACGCCGGACGACGGTGAGCCGCGCCGCGACTCCACCGAGCTGTTCGTGCAGGCGCACCCCGGCCGGCTCGAGGGCCTGCCCGGCGGGCAGTACCGCTACCGCGAGGGCCGACTGGAGCCACTGGGCGAGCAGTTGATCGAACCCCGGCACGTCATCGCCATCAACCAGGGCGTCTACGACCGCGCGAGCTTCGGCATCAGCGCGGTCGCCCGGACCGCCGAACCCTGGCTGGAGTATGTCGAGCTGGGCACCCGGCTGCACCACCTCCAGCGCACCCCGGGCTTCGGCTTCATGTCCTCGGGCTACTCCTCGAAGACCGGGCACCCGCTGCCGGCCGCCCGCCGCCTGGACGACATCCTCGGCGCCGCCGGCATCGCGAGCGGGGCGTCGTACTTCTTCCTCGGCGGCCGGGTCAGCGCCGAGCAGGTCGCGAGCGAGGGGATGCGCGAGGACGCCGTGCACACCAAGGGTCCCGCGGAGATGATCCGCGACGAACTCGCCCGTTCCCTCCCGGACTTCATGCTCCCGAGCCGTGTCCTCGTCCTGGACGCGCTCCCCCTGACGGCCAACGGCAAGACGGACACGAAGGCCCTCGCGGTCTCCCCCGAGGTCACCGCGGCCCGCACGACGGGTCCGTACGTCGCACCGGAGACCCCCACGGAGGTTCGCCTGGCGGTGACTTGGGGCACAGCGCTCAAGTACCCCGACCCGGCCGAGGTCTCCACCGAGGACAACTTCTTCGCCAGCGGCGGCAATTCACTGATCGCCGTCGCCCTCGTCAACCGGATCAACAGGGAGTACGGCACGAAGCTCCCCCTCCAGGCCCTGTTCGAGGCACCGACCCTGCGGGAACTGGCCGCGCGCATCGACGAGGCCCCGACCACCCCGGTCTCTCGCCTCATCCCCCTGGCCCGCGAGGGCGGCTTCGCCCCCGTCTTCTGCTGGCCCGGGCTCGGCGGCTACCCGATGAACCTGCGCCTGCTCGGCGGCCAAGTCGCCCTGGACCGCCCCTTCTTCGGCGTCCAGGCGCACGGCATCAACGCGGGCGAGACCCCGTACGCCACCATCCGTGAGATGGCGAGCGCCGACCTCCGCGAGCTCCGGCGCGTCCAGCCGAGCGGGCCGTACACCCTGTGGGGCTACTCCTTCGGCGCCCGGGTCGCCTTCGAGGCGGCCTGGCAGCTGGAGCGGGCGGGCGAGAAGGTCGAGCGCCTGCTGCTGATCTGCCCCGGCAACCCGGAGGTCCGCCGGGCGGACGGCGCCACTTGGGGCCGCGACGCGTCGTACACGAACCCCGCGTACGTGACGATCCTCTTCTCCGTCTTCGCGGGCACCATCCACGGCCCGGCCCTGGACGCCTGCCTCGCCGCCACCCGGGACGAGGACAGCTTCGTGTCCTACGTCGGCGAGTTCCTCCCGGCCCTCGACGAGGAGACGATCCGCCGCATCACCCGGATCGTCGCGACGACGTACGAATTCGACTACACGTTCCGGGAGTTGGCGGAGCGGAGGGTCGAAGCACCGATCACCGTGTTCAAGGCGCGGGGCGACGACTACTCGTTCCTGGAGGGTGCGTCCGGGTACTCCGCGAAGCCACCGGTCGTGGTCGATCTGGAGGGGGATCACTACGAGGTGCTGAAGGAGCGGGGGGTGGGGGAGCTGGTGGCCGCGGTGCGGGCGGCCATGGGGAGTTGA